The sequence below is a genomic window from Trichosurus vulpecula isolate mTriVul1 chromosome 5, mTriVul1.pri, whole genome shotgun sequence.
GGGTGGTTGTCCCTTAGGAAGATTGGCTCTGATTCCCAGGCTCAGGCTTAAGGTACATAAGGTGAGCCATCATTGAGTGTGATGTGGTCTCTGGCCCATAGTACCAGGAGCTCCAAATTACAGCTGGCAGACATGATGATGACCTGAAGAACACTAAGATGGAGATTTCTGAGCTCAACCGGACTATCCAGAGGCTACAGTCAGAGATTGGAAATGTGAAGAAACAGGTAGGATGAATTTCCAGCTTTAATTTAGAAAATAGCCCATTCctgtctcccttcttccaaatacattttagtgaaatgttcctattttcccattaTACTTTTCCTAGAGTGTCTACCCCAGGACAATGGGCCTGGCCCCCAAACAAGaactgagaagagttaagtcttgCTCTCCAGGATAGAATTTGATGACTCTCTTCCTTCTAACAGTCTATTTCAGACTGATGAGTAGTGTTTTTTTAGGGACAAGGGTGATATACTGTGCGATACCAGCAAAGGAATTAGCTGTGGTGACCCTGTAAAGCAGGAGGGAGAGTACCTTAACACACAAAGGCACTACATGAAGGAATTAATTTTTGATTTTTCCCATGAAGGAGAGGGGACTCAGAGGATCCCAGAGGGTGAAAGTCAAAATATACTTATTTCTATTGGATTTGGGGTTGTGGTTTTGCTTCATGTATAAACATGGGAGGTTTAAATGAGATGGGAGTTCACACGTCTTTAGGTAAGAGATAAAACCATCttgtggggctggggctgggggtagCTAGAAAGGCAGTAGAGAGCTTTATATCTTTGGGTGTCACCTACTTCTCTttattcactctctcttcccatcAACTTCGCCCTCTGAGATGGGAATGGACAGTTCCATCTTTTAGGAGCGCATAAAGGCAGAGAGGCAAACTATACATTTCACACatggatggaggaagagaataaagCACTTGGGTATCAAAAGCATCCCCTTCATCTGTTGAGCTACAGGGGAGGGAAGTAGGTGTAAAGATATAATGATGGCTAGGAGAAGAGAATCTGTATAAACTATCCTTGCCTTCAGATTCACTGAATCTAAATCTAGTCTCTAAGTCTTTTCTCCAGCTCTTCCCCAGACACTGCACAATCTTGGGTGAGTCAGttcatgtctcagtttcctggtctgtaaaatgaatacTTTGGATTggtgacctccaaagtccctttagTGCTAAGAATCTAGGGTTCCATGAATGATGCAAGCGCCTACATCATTGTCTCCCTTCCTGGTTTTTCTCTGGCACAGATTGGCCAAGTGCAGTCACTCATTTCGGATGCTGAGGAGAAAGGGGATCAAGCCCTCCAAGATGCCCAGGAGAAACTGCAAGACATGGAAGAAGCTCTCCATCAGAGCAAGGAAGAGATGGCCCGCCTTCTGAGAGATTACCAGGAGCTGCTGAGCACCAAGCTGTCCTTGGATGTTGAGATCGCCACCTATAGAAAGCTGCTGGAGGGAGAGGAGATTAGGTGGGCATGGGGTCAGCCAGAGACTCGTCTCAATGAGCTGGGTGTGCTCTTGGGAGGTCATTTTCTCCATCCCCTTGCCTCCAAGCTTTCCCAGACAGATGAGGCTCTTTCTAGTGTCTTATGATCCCTGAAAGAGGGCAGTGTGCCAGCCTCTCTCAAACTCTCCAGTGTTTTCTGATAGGAAATACTTCCTTGGGTCTAAGCTCAGCTCTTGCTGCTTTAGGATGAAGACATTCTTCTCTTAGTTTCTAGGTTTAATGAAAAAAGAGCAGCCTGAGCCTAAGTTTACctagatggggggtggggtagggttgTACACTGAACAATTAATGCTTAACTTAGGCTATGTCTTACAgagaagaaagagcactggactgggtaAGGAGACCCAGGTTTTATTCTCTCTTCCACCACTAATTGTGAACAAGTTATTGCCTCTCCCTCGATTTTCCTATCTATAACATTAGAGGTTTGGACTAACTGATGTCCAAGTTCCCTTACATCCCATGATTCCACCCAACCCTGATTTCTTTGAGTACTTGCCTTATTTCTTTCTTGAGAAGCTGTGTCATGGGACCAGGAGAACCTGGGCTTTGAtgctgcttcagacatttactagctgtgtttccCTGGGAAAGTTGCCTAATcattctgaatctcagtttcccatTCTGTAAAGCAGGCATAATCATGACACATAACAGAACGTCATGGGGATGAAATGGTATGTTAGgtgttttataaaacttaaagcacCATGTATTTGTGAGTTACCTCTATTTCAGGTTTTGTGGGTCTGGTTGACAtacctctgttttgttttttcaggatGTCAGGAGAATTTCAGAACCCTGTTAGCATCTGTAAGtagctgagtgtgtgtgtgtttgtgggggaggggtgaggggcgGGGGAGGACTTGAGGATTGCGTGGAGGTGCTAGACCTCCCTGAAGGATGCTACTAGTAACTGATCAGTGTGGCAGGAGGGACGCCAGCACACGTAGTGGCGTCCTTGTTGACCAACTGTAACCAGCCCTTTGGTCTGGGCTTTTCTTTGCAGCCGTACAGAGCAGTAAAGTCACCATCGGAGCCGGCGGCGGCGGGAGCTACGGAGGAGGCAGTGGCAGCTATGGGAGCAGCTCTGTTCGGGGCTCTGGGAGCTTCAGCGGCGGAGGGAGTTATGGGGGCAGCAGGGGCGGCGGCGGTTCCAGAGCGGGTGGTGGAGGAGCTTACGGGGGGAGCAGCAGTGGAGGGTATGGAGAAagcagcagaaacaggaaaagtgGGCTGAGCTCCTCCAGGGTGCAGATCATCCGAACCTCTACCAACTCCTCCAGCAGACACGTCATCGAGTAGTGTGACAAAGGCTCTAGCCATCCAGAATTTTCTTGAATTACAGCTGCCAGTTTCTGATCTCAAATGCCCCTCAAACCTTTTCCCAGCCCTTTTCATTAGCCTCTTCGTGATTTGCCTCAACAATTTTGTAAATACATTGGAGCCTTGGTCATGCGTCAATGTGTGTGGGGTGTCCTAGGTGTGTAGAATTGCACTGCTGGATGGAAATGGGCTTGGGCGGAGGAAAGAAGAAGTTAAAGGAGTAATATATGGTTGATTCCAAGCAATAGATAATCTAAAATTCATTTATAGCTGGCTCagtcagccagaaagaaagacagacatgcACACAAATTCTCAGACATAGATGGGTCATGCCTGACCTCACTATTCTCCCATTTGAGCCCATCTATTGAGATCTAGAGCCTAGTTTTGTGATGGAGAAAAGGAGCTTTCATGGAATCCCCAATGAAGTTAACTGAGAGGTAACTGTAACTGTATCAAGTGTCTCAGCTCCAGAGGTTGGGATCCTCAGTggccttttcttttccttggccCATAGTTTGTATAACAACCTGACTTAGTGCACAGGCATGAACATTTACTTCTGGGTAGTTATTTGTAAGGTAGGCACTGCCTGAGAAGAGATTATCTGCCATTTCCCTACACATAGTGCTTGGAATGTAATTAATTAACTCCTCACTCTTCTTGGGGACCATAGAATCTCCTGCCCATACTAGAGGTTGAAAACAATCTAAATGGCCATCCTAATCCTGAGGCCTACCTTGGGATAGGCAATAATACTCCCATGGGGAAGGGTCCATTGGTGATGGGCCTCGCTTCCGTAAGGAAGACTTTTAGTTGGGAATAGGAGGAAAGAGAACAACGGATACCAGCCACTGGGTTCTGCTTCTGCCTTGCTCTCTAGTCATATGCCCATAGACATCCACAATCTCCAGATGTCCTGCTAGAAGTTCTGTCAATGCAACTGGTATTTTGAAACCATGCTTAGCCTTCTAGTTGTCTTTGCTTTGCCTTTCCTGCCTGCCTGAGTTCTCCAGATAAGGGATATTTGTGTGCCTACAGGGGGAGTCTTTAATGAGATTCTTGAAGCAGTCTTAAGGGATAGTGGGGGATTGAGGGTATGGACATATTGGCTTTGAAACAAGGAATTTGGTTTAGTTCCCAAGACATGGACTtaccttcattttcttccttatttcgaGGTAAtaccacttccttctctctttgccCCACTCCCAGCTTTGAACTCCTTTCATTGCTGCTGATGAGGATAACATGGCATCTAGGTACATTCACCCTCTTGGGAAAAGAATGGCTAGCATTGTATTGCCATTGGTTCCATTTTGTTGTTGAGGCTTGGTTTTCAAAGGGCTGACATTTTGGGTGCTTTTCCAATAAACCATTCTGTATATCAATCTGTTTGGCTGGACTTTTCATCCCTGATCCCATCAGATCCCCTTTGGGTCTGAATCACTTGCAGGTATGGTCTCACCTATTATTGAAGAGACAATAACACTTATGAAATACTTTCCCTTGGTACATGTAGCCCTGCTGCTCTGGCTAGTATAATCCAAAGGGAGGAGGAAACAATTAGTCCTCACTTTTGGAGAACTTCTAGCCTGATATCAGAGATGGGGCATGTTTTAGGGCATGCAAACACACATAAAGACACAGACCTGGATAGAACTCTTAGATTTTAGTCCTGGGGAGGGGAGTTAGGGAAGACTGGGCTGAAGGATGAATTTTATAGAgtatggaaagataggaagggcaGAAATGgctaaagagaaatgaaaaagggtATACCGGGTGGGAGAATGGATAATAGAAAGGTTCAGTGGTAGTTGAGGGTAAGATGTAGGTGATGCATATTGagctatttttttggaggggtggggtaAAGGTAGTGTCTGGGTTGAAGAGTCAGTGAGttgaagaatgagaaggttgCTATGGGTGGAGAGTGGGTTCTGGTAAATACTTAAGtgctctcactgaaaatttaaaaatcagctaGAGCAGGTTcaagttggctccagcacactcctcgATTGAAGGACTTTTAAACCCATGTTCCTAGAGAGGTAGCTATTGAAACTCAAGAATggagaggctgggggtggggagaacccCTTTTATACTAAATACTTTGTTGGTTCACACCGTATTTCTTTGCAGTCACATGAAAGATGCAACCTACTTTTTTCCCCTAGAGGGAAAATATAGATTGAATTTGGGTACTGAATCCAccccaaacagaaacaaaattgaTATTGATAAGAGATTTCATTCCCAGACACACCTCACCATACTTTCAACTACCCAGCCTCCCTGAGAAATTCTGTCTAGTATCATCTGACTCAGCAGCAGGCCTGTGGGAGCAGGATCTGAAAATGGGACTGATGGGCAGGATGAAGGAAACGAATAGGAGCACGAGTGAGTGTGGGCCAGAGGAGAAAGGAATCTTATGTTCTATTTGGGGAAAGTAGGACCCAGAGAATTTACTCAAAGCCATATAGCAAACAAGAGTTAAGATTGGAATTTTCTTTTGTACTAAGTTCAGTCAAGATATAGAACCAAGATCTAGATAAGAACTACATTACAACCAGATATCTGCAAAACAGTAATTGAAATAGTTTGCCTTAGTTTAGCACTTCCTGTATTTCAAAGCTagtatcttacttgatcctcaatACAGTCCTGTGAAGTGACTTTAGTAGGTTGTGGAATCATAGACAGAGAGctcaaagggatcttagagactaTAATCTAActgcatcattttacagaaaaggaaactgaggtacagagaggttaagtgtttaAATGATTAACTACTACAAGTCATAATTATtctaagtgggatttgaacttgggacctctgacttcaaatccattacTTTCCCCATTCTACCACATTGCCTCAGCAAGTAAATGAACTGAGGGAGGTCAAGTGACTCTTCTATCGATACTCAGTGAGTTGGTGGtggagctgggattagaactctGTTCTTCAGAGGTTTAATCTCAGAACATTTTCCATTATAtcagaaacaaaaaatattttcaatctcTACTTAATCCACTCCCCCCTGTACTTCTTGGCTCTAGCTTCAGACTCCAGGGTAAATTTGTAACATCTCACTATGGTGGGAAAACTCCCCTGAAATCTTCTGTCCCTTACAAACCAATACAGGTGCTGCAAGAGAGAGCACCAAGAGGCCAAGTCTATAATTCATATGGGAGGTAGACAGTGCCCAGGGCAGCATGAGTCCCAGGGCACAGCTTGCCAACTGCACCTCCCTGTCAGGCTGTCGTTGGGGAGGGGCACTCTGGGAATCCACCTTTAATTCTATTAGCTCCCCAACTGAGAGAGATTTTTATCTTTGGAGGTGATTTCTAGAGGGAGGAGTCCTTTTCAATTTGTTATGCATTCAGTTGCATCCAACCTTAGACAAGATGTTCACTTCCTTGTCTGGGATATTTCTAAATAGAAGGAAGAGCCTCTAAAAATTCATCTTGCCGTAAGCACATGTTGTAACCATTTGGTCTTGGATCTGGTCTTCAAGTCCCCAAGAGATGTATTAAGGAAAATGGAGCTCCCATGGTTTGGGAGGACTGGCTGCTTCTCTGCTATTACCAACTTAGTCTGAGGAGGAAATTGATACAAGTTCATGTCAGTGGCAGGACTAAGATCCCAGGTAGCTGGGCTCTGGACCATCAAAATGAATCAAGTCTTGCTGACCTGCTCTTAAGCCTAGAAAGGGACTTCTACAAAGAAGCCATCAAATCCACGACCCAGGGTTCACGCACCTCTTTCCCTTAAAACATCTCAAGCAAGTTTGATCCTGCCCAGTTCTCCAAAGCTTCCATTCCACAGTCCTTCGTTCTTTGGTCCCAGTCTACAACAGCCCTGACCGTGGAGAGAAGAGTTTTTCTCAAGTGCATCTGGTCTTATTTTGGCTCCAATGTGTATTCACTTCAAGATGGGGATGGAGAACAGTAGCTGGTGATGGTCCAATAAGTGGAGACTTATGAATAGAAAAGTTATTTCACTGCTTTCAAAGTTTAAGGTCAAAccattccaattcattttacCTTCTTCCTTCATGAATTCTCTTTTCCACATCTTCCATCATATCTATGGATTTTCTTGAGTCCTCCCTATATTGCTTATATTTCTCCTCAACTGGGGAATCTATACTTTAGAAGTTTCTTCATCCTTCCCTATCTCTCAGGAGAGCATCAAGCACTAGATGCATAAGAATAATAAATGGCAACTGATTTTTAACTTTAATCCTAACCTCAACCCAGAAAAGAACTCTAAGTTAAACTGTAATAGGAAACAAGCCAGACTCAGATAGTGACTCGAACAATCTGTAGGCATCTGTAGTGCTGAGGATAGATCAGTGATCTTGTAGTCaggatacctgagttcaaatactgctttagacatgatctgtgtgaccctggttgagtcacttgacttctgtttcagcctcagtttcctgatctgcaaaatgggggactCAATGGCTTCTAATGTCCTTCCacaaatctataatcttatgttCTAAGTAAACTGTTCTGCTTTCTGTTTTCCACAGTCAGCATCTTAGCTCTTACCTCTGTGCCTAGGTTGGATTATTctgctcacctctgcctcttagaatctttagctttcttcaaggctcttgaagcctttcctgacctccctACTTGTTAGTGTCCTCTTCTTTATCAAgttatctttcttcttcttgtatcTGTTTACATGTAGGGATCCctccatagaatgtaagttccttgagggcaggggttgtttttcatttttgtctttgcatcttcagtATCTGGTGTAATGCCTTCCAAGTactgattgaattgaattggaccTTAACCCCAACCCATCATAAGCCTTAACTAGTCATCACAATAGTCCTAACAGTGATAAGTAATTCAGACTCTAATCCCAATTTGATGACAATTCTAACTTTGGTAGCTCTAACCTTGACTTGGTCTAAACTTTGTGAGCATTAAGCTGAAGGTCCACAAGACTCCCAAGACTTCTCTTCTGCTGATCCCCAAAGCACATCTCTCCACCAAAAGTTGAGACATCTTATATTGGTAAATATTTTGTCTCAGTATAAGCTCTCTCTCAATCCCTAAATCAATGTAAATCTTTTTTAAGTCAAAAGAGGCTTAATATTTCTACATTTCATTCttgattctctgtctctctctttgtctctctgtctccatctgtctctgtctcgctCCTACTCCATCTTCCTCATTACCCTCTTGGAGCTTCTTTTCTCCCTGCACTTCTGGTGAGTTCTTCCCTCAGTTCGTTGTGTCTGTTCTGATATCCCCCTCTCTTACAGAAGAAGTcctagctcctcctcctcctctagttGTCAGCTTTCAACATCCTTCCCCAGTCTGGCCCTCCCTGCCATTGTCTTTGACTTCCCTCTACTCCACCCaaactttgtttctctctgttccttgttTGTTACCTTCTCCCAACCCCGAGGCTGGGCCCCATTGGGTTGAGGTGGCCTGCCAGTGCATGTTTCTCACCCCATCTCTTTCCTCAGCCTCTTCCCTCAAAATATCCCTCAAACCATAACCACACCCACTTATGCCCATTCGCAAAGTCTCAATTTATTGCATCCCATTCAACAATGCCCTTATGCTGAATGACAAGCCCTGGGAATGAGAGGTGGGAGTTTCTCCAATCTCAGCAGTTTTGTCAGTCTGTTAGCCAGCATTGATTAAGTACTCACTGCATGCCCTGTGTTAGGCACTCTTGGTGGTGGCAATAGTGGTGATGATAGtgacaaaataaatagaatttgcATATGTTTATTTAGACATAGTGTTCTATTTTGGAGATGTGGACAAGGCTCAGTCAATGAAAATGACAGGAAGGCAAATGTTGATTTAGTATAAGTAAGAACCTTTTAACCATCAGAATTGCTCACAGTATCGTAGACTTGCCAGCTCATAGAATTGGAtgcagtatagtggaaagaacataatCAAAAGTCCTAGGTGCTAGTCTCAGCTCTACCATTACCTAGCATGTGAGATTGTATCTCTGTAAGTCtttgttccttcatctgtaagatgatggagtttgactagatgacatttaaagccctttctaactctgagattctttgcaACCATAAGTCTGCAATCAGTCTAGGGGGTAGAAAGATCTTCCTTATACTGAGCCATCTTCTCCTTCCCTAGAACTTCCACCTGCTGGTCCTGGTTGCTCCTTATGGAATTGAGAGCTACAGTGGAGTGGATTGCCTCATAAGATGGTATATCCTATTACCAGTGGTGATGGAACACGAGCTAGATGACAGTTTCTTGGGGATGTCTGAAGAGAGGATTCATGCATTGGTAAaggagtcagactagatgatcttcaaaGTACTTTCCAAACCATGGAACTCAGAAGACTTAGATCTTACCTTCAAGTTGCTTATAATCTAGTCAGGGAACATGAATtgaacacacacagagagaaatataATGATATATCCCAAAGTACAAATACATTTAGAACCATTTGCATAAAGAAGGGATGCAAGATAAAAAGCAGAACTAAGTCACTAGTTGGGCAGCCATAAGCCAAGGGAGTCTCAACTGTAGGAAATGAGAGATATAGATTGGTCAAGGGAAGTGGGAGGAAGCATTCCCAGGTAGGAGGCAATGCATATTCAAAaccaaggaaaggagggagggaattatGGATGACAGCAAAGAGAGGAGACATGGGCAGTAGGTGAGAATGGCTAGTCTGCATGGAGGGTTTTTGTTCAGGAGAAATGAGGAATAAGTGGGTGAGGTGAGTGGAAGGGTTATATTATTTAGGGAGCCTTGAAAATATAATCAGGCTGAAAAGGTGCCTACCTAGTCATAGATAGGACCTTCAAAATTATTGCTGGGTTCTGGAAATGGGAATGGGAGTGGAGGACTCTATATGGGGCTGGATTGAGAGGAGGAGAGCATAGAAAAGAGTGGGGTCACTTTAGAAGGCTTGTTAGAGGAGAGGATTGTGGAATAAGATTTATGGAGATGATGCAGGAATCCTGGGTTTCATCTTGACCAGCAGAAGGCCATGTGAGAGATTGTCCTCATGGCTTTGTGCTGGTTAGATTATGGAACAGTTCTCCCATAGGAACCTAACAATCGTTGAGTGcaatatataacctacatcaaattgcttaccttcccgaggagaggggaggggatggaggaaaggagggagggagagaatttagaactcaaaaattttttaaagcaaatgttaaaaattgtttttagatgtaattggggaaaaataaaacattaaattaaaaaaaacattgagtTCACAGGGAAGCATGAGACCATTAGTTCAGAGCTAGAAAatatctcagagatcatctagtccaagcccctcattttatagatgagaaaattgaagcctagagaggttaatgacttgtccaaggtctctaAATTAGTAAATAGCAAGACCTCAGAATATCAGgttgttttctcattctttcttcctctgctgTACACACTCAttggatctcttttttttttttagagcatAACAAGTGGGTTTTACTGGGTCAAGGGTCAGATTCACAGTTGGCAGGAGAGGGTATTGGCTGAATAATTGGCTGAGAGCTTGGGAAGATCTATGGGCAGTTGGAAAGTTAATTCTTGGTGTTGACAATGGGTGCAGGCACACGGATGTCTTGTCCTCTCTCTAGCCGCTGCTCACAGTCAATCAGGTAGTTGACCCCATCAATGACAAGCTGCACCAGCTCCACCTCTGATTTGCCTAGCTGATCCAAGTTGGAAATGTCAAAAGTGCTGCCTGTGGCTGCTGTGTCCACCCCACCAGTTCCATGTTTTTGTAGCCTTAGGTTCTCTAAGATCTTGGCGAATCGACTGTCCTTGCTTAACAGGGGCAGTTTGACATGTACGCCTGCTCAAAGTCCAGTTCCCAAATTAGAAGGGCAAGTCAGGATGTAACCCAAACGCTCATTCCACATGAACTCCCAGCCACGTTCTTGGATTAGACGTTCCACCTCCTTGAGCCCCCGGCAGAATCTCTCGAACACTCTTTTCATGTTGCCACCCTTTTCCATTGAGATGACCCGTGTGTGATCCTCCTCATTTACCCAGATCAAGAAGCTTTTTCCATTGTTCTGCCATATTCCTCGAGCATCTGGCCAGTCTCGGGCCATTCCTGCTGCTGTCAGCAAGGGAGACACAGGCTTGTCAAATAGGAAGTGGTCATCAATAAGCTGCTGTTGCTCAGCCTCAGTCATCTCACTGAGCCGGTAATATCGTCCAGCCAGGTCACCCTGCAGGCCACTCAGTGCTTCCACTACAACTTGTTCCACTTCCCGTTGCTCAGCCCTTGTACAGGCAGGGGGTAGACTGAGTCCCCTGGTGCTTCAGCCAGTCCGAACTCTTGAGGATAATACATACCTCTCATCAAAGTGGCCTGCTCGAATCTTGCTGGCATCCAAGTCTGTGGTATGGTTCATTGTTCGGGGATCATAGCCGTTATGTCTTTCTTGGATCACAGGGTCAAAAAGCTCAGCAAATACCTCATAGGTCTCTTCATCTCCAGCTACCATGCCCACAGTCTTGATGAAAGGGTGACCAGGACTGTCCACACCAGTCTGGATACACTGGTCTAGTGTCCATCCTGTGGGCGTGGTCTTGTCGCAGAGCCGGGCATAAACAGCTGGAGTCAGGTGACTAGCCATGCAGTTGTTATGTTTTCGAAGGTCAGGGTACTCTGCACTGGGTGGGTACAGCCTTCTTCGATTGCCAGCGGCTCGTAGTGGGTCTGGGCAGAGCAGATACCCAGCAGCCAGAGACC
It includes:
- the LOC118850441 gene encoding LOW QUALITY PROTEIN: creatine kinase U-type, mitochondrial-like (The sequence of the model RefSeq protein was modified relative to this genomic sequence to represent the inferred CDS: substituted 2 bases at 2 genomic stop codons), producing the protein MASSFSQLFSARPGLRLLAVAGAGSLAAGYLLCPDPLRAAGNRRRLYPPSAEYPDLRKHNNCMASHLTPAVYARLCDKTTPTGWTLDQCIQTGVDSPGHPFIKTVGMVAGDEETYEVFAELFDPVIQERHNGYDPRTMNHTTDLDASKIRAGHFDERYVLSSRVRTGXSTRGLSLPPACTRAEQREVEQVVVEALSGLQGDLAGRYYRLSEMTEAEQQQLIDDHFLFDKPVSPLLTAAGMARDWPDARGIWQNNGKSFLIWVNEEDHTRVISMEKGGNMKRVFERFCRGLKEVERLIQERGWEFMWNERLGYILTCPSNLGTGLXAGVHVKLPLLSKDSRFAKILENLRLQKHGTGGVDTAATGSTFDISNLDQLGKSEVELVQLVIDGVNYLIDCEQRLERGQDIRVPAPIVNTKN